A genomic stretch from Pseudomonas alkylphenolica includes:
- a CDS encoding dienelactone hydrolase family protein — MSKVTVESLVYHVAGKAYESRLFYTQGAKEQPGLLMAPNWMGVGEGAERIAREVAAQGYVVLLADIYGQTLRPSNMDEAGAAMMPLKNDRVELRKRMKAALDQLLGQSKAVLEPAKLGTFGFCFGGCCALELAREDARLLAAVSFHGTLDTPLPAQEGKVKASMLVLHGAADPFVPKEQLPAFEAEMDAAKVDWQLISYGGAVHSFTDTAANMPGKMKYDAKTSKRAFRAMYNLLDDVFKV, encoded by the coding sequence ATGAGCAAGGTTACCGTCGAATCGCTGGTCTATCATGTTGCCGGCAAAGCCTATGAGAGTCGTTTGTTCTATACCCAGGGTGCCAAGGAGCAGCCTGGTTTGCTGATGGCGCCAAACTGGATGGGGGTCGGCGAAGGCGCCGAGCGGATTGCCCGCGAGGTTGCCGCCCAGGGGTATGTGGTGCTGCTCGCCGATATCTACGGGCAGACCCTGCGACCGTCGAACATGGATGAAGCCGGTGCGGCGATGATGCCGCTGAAGAATGACCGGGTTGAGCTGCGTAAACGCATGAAAGCGGCGCTGGATCAGTTGCTGGGGCAATCGAAGGCGGTGCTGGAGCCAGCCAAGCTGGGCACCTTCGGCTTCTGCTTTGGCGGATGCTGTGCGTTGGAGTTGGCCCGTGAAGATGCACGCCTGCTGGCGGCAGTGTCTTTCCATGGCACGCTCGACACCCCGTTGCCGGCGCAGGAGGGCAAGGTCAAGGCATCGATGCTGGTATTGCACGGTGCGGCTGACCCGTTTGTGCCCAAGGAGCAATTGCCGGCCTTCGAGGCCGAGATGGACGCGGCCAAGGTCGATTGGCAATTGATCAGCTACGGTGGCGCGGTGCACTCGTTCACTGATACCGCAGCGAACATGCCGGGCAAGATGAAGTACGACGCCAAAACCTCCAAGCGCGCGTTCCGGGCGATGTATAACTTGCTGGATGATGTGTTCAAAGTCTGA
- the htpG gene encoding molecular chaperone HtpG codes for MSVETQKETLGFQTEVKQLLHLMIHSLYSNKEIFLRELISNASDAVDKLRFEALAKPELLEGGAELKIRVSFDKDAKTVTLEDNGIGMSREDVITHLGTIAKSGTADFMKHLTGDQKKDSHLIGQFGVGFYSAFIVADKVDVFSRRAGAPAAEGVHWSSKGEGEFDVATIDKAERGTRIVLHLKKDEEEFADGWRLRNIIKKYSDHIALPIELPKQVEAAEGEEKPAVEWETVNRASALWTRPRTEIKDEEYQEFYKHIGHDFENPLAWSHNKVEGKLEYNSLLYVPARAPFDLYQREAPRGLKLYVQRVFVMDQAESFLPLYLRFIKGVVDSNDLSLNVSREILQKDPIIDSMKSALTKRVLDMLEKLAKNEPEQYKGFWKNFGQVMKEGPAEDFANKEKIAGLLRFASTSDDSGEQSVSLADYLARAKEGQDKIYFLTGESYAQVKNSPHLEVFRKKGIEVLLLTDRIDEWLMSYLSEFDGKNFVDVARGDLDLGKLDSEEDKKAQEEVAKEKEGLVERLKAALGENVSEVRVSHRLTDSPAILAIGEQDLGLQMRQILEASGQKVPDSKPIFEFNPGHPLIEKLDNEQSEDRFADFSHILFDQAALAAGDSLKDPAAYVRRLNKLLVELSA; via the coding sequence ATGAGTGTGGAAACTCAAAAAGAAACCCTGGGCTTCCAGACCGAGGTGAAGCAGCTGCTGCACCTCATGATCCATTCCCTGTATTCGAACAAGGAAATCTTCCTTCGCGAACTGATTTCCAACGCCTCCGACGCGGTCGACAAGCTGCGTTTCGAAGCCCTGGCCAAGCCTGAGCTGCTCGAAGGCGGCGCCGAGCTGAAGATTCGCGTCAGCTTCGACAAAGACGCCAAAACTGTCACCCTCGAAGACAACGGCATCGGCATGAGCCGTGAGGACGTGATCACTCACCTGGGCACCATCGCCAAGTCCGGCACTGCCGACTTCATGAAGCACCTTACCGGTGACCAGAAGAAAGACTCGCACCTGATCGGTCAGTTCGGCGTGGGCTTCTACTCGGCCTTCATCGTCGCCGACAAGGTCGATGTGTTCAGTCGTCGTGCCGGCGCACCGGCCGCTGAAGGCGTGCACTGGTCCTCCAAGGGCGAAGGCGAATTCGACGTTGCCACCATCGACAAGGCCGAGCGCGGCACCCGTATCGTCCTGCACCTGAAAAAGGATGAAGAAGAGTTTGCCGACGGCTGGCGTCTGCGCAACATCATCAAGAAATACTCCGACCACATCGCCTTGCCGATCGAGCTGCCAAAACAGGTCGAAGCCGCTGAAGGCGAAGAGAAACCAGCGGTAGAGTGGGAAACCGTCAACCGTGCCAGTGCCCTGTGGACCCGTCCGCGTACCGAGATCAAGGACGAGGAATACCAGGAGTTCTACAAGCACATCGGTCACGACTTCGAGAACCCGCTGGCCTGGAGCCACAACAAGGTCGAAGGCAAGCTTGAGTACAACTCGCTGCTGTACGTGCCTGCGCGTGCACCGTTTGACCTGTACCAGCGTGAAGCACCACGCGGCCTGAAGCTCTATGTTCAGCGCGTGTTCGTCATGGACCAGGCCGAGTCGTTCCTGCCGCTGTACCTGCGCTTCATCAAGGGTGTGGTCGATTCCAACGACCTGTCGCTGAACGTTTCGCGGGAAATCCTGCAGAAAGACCCGATCATCGACTCGATGAAATCGGCGCTGACCAAGCGCGTGCTGGACATGCTCGAGAAGCTGGCCAAGAACGAGCCTGAGCAGTACAAGGGCTTCTGGAAAAACTTCGGTCAGGTGATGAAGGAAGGTCCGGCCGAAGACTTCGCCAACAAAGAGAAGATTGCCGGCCTGCTGCGTTTTGCCTCCACCAGCGACGACAGCGGCGAGCAGAGCGTGTCCCTGGCCGACTACCTGGCCCGTGCCAAGGAAGGTCAGGACAAGATCTACTTCCTCACCGGCGAATCCTACGCGCAGGTCAAGAACAGCCCGCACCTGGAAGTCTTCCGCAAGAAAGGCATCGAAGTGCTGCTGCTGACCGATCGTATCGACGAGTGGCTGATGAGCTACCTGAGCGAATTCGACGGCAAGAACTTCGTCGACGTCGCCCGTGGCGATCTGGACCTGGGCAAGCTGGACTCCGAAGAGGACAAGAAAGCCCAGGAAGAAGTCGCCAAGGAGAAGGAAGGCCTGGTTGAGCGTCTGAAAGCCGCCTTGGGCGAAAACGTCAGCGAAGTGCGGGTATCGCACCGCCTGACCGACTCGCCAGCGATCCTGGCCATTGGTGAACAGGACCTCGGCCTGCAGATGCGCCAGATCCTCGAAGCCAGCGGGCAGAAGGTGCCGGACTCCAAGCCGATCTTCGAATTCAACCCGGGTCACCCGCTGATCGAGAAGCTGGACAACGAGCAGAGCGAAGACCGTTTCGCAGACTTCTCGCACATCCTCTTCGATCAGGCCGCACTGGCGGCAGGTGACAGCTTGAAGGACCCGGCGGCGTACGTTCGTCGCCTGAACAAGCTGCTGGTCGAATTGTCGGCTTAA
- a CDS encoding PaaI family thioesterase, which translates to MIPPHVHQQLREAHAQGNYQPLLQLIPYAGLIGIQCSRQGDDLLFCLPANKDNIGNPLLPAIHGGVIAGFMELSAALYLLIFTESATIPKIIDFSIDYLRAGHFRDTYARCQLWRQGRRVTNVAINAWQGNQDEPIATARAHFKIEEINAPLK; encoded by the coding sequence ATGATTCCTCCTCATGTGCATCAGCAATTGCGTGAGGCTCACGCACAAGGAAACTACCAGCCGCTATTGCAGCTGATCCCGTATGCGGGATTGATCGGTATCCAGTGCAGCCGTCAGGGCGACGATTTGCTGTTTTGTTTGCCGGCTAACAAGGACAACATCGGCAATCCGTTGCTGCCCGCCATCCATGGCGGTGTGATTGCCGGTTTCATGGAGCTGTCGGCGGCACTGTACCTGCTGATTTTCACCGAGAGCGCGACGATTCCGAAGATCATCGATTTTTCCATCGATTACCTGCGCGCCGGACATTTTCGCGACACCTACGCCCGCTGCCAGCTCTGGCGCCAGGGGCGGCGGGTGACCAACGTTGCGATCAACGCCTGGCAGGGCAACCAGGATGAGCCGATTGCCACCGCGCGGGCGCATTTCAAGATCGAAGAAATCAATGCGCCCTTGAAATAG
- a CDS encoding PaaI family thioesterase — protein MSETALMAMAERFLGALRHCQILQMRVQHADAQGMTLLLPYSTKIVGNPQTGAIHGGALTTLMDTTCGMATLCALSEFEVCPTLDLRIDYMHPAKAGLDIYGHAHCYRVTRDVIFTRGMAYQDDPEQPIAQVVGTFMRLGKGVKGGLNFGNALKGSAQ, from the coding sequence ATGAGTGAGACTGCATTGATGGCCATGGCCGAGCGATTCCTCGGTGCCTTGCGTCATTGCCAGATATTACAGATGCGAGTACAGCACGCCGATGCACAGGGCATGACCCTGTTGCTGCCGTATTCGACGAAGATCGTCGGTAATCCCCAGACCGGCGCCATTCACGGAGGTGCCTTGACCACCCTGATGGACACCACCTGCGGCATGGCCACACTCTGTGCGCTGTCTGAGTTCGAAGTCTGTCCGACCCTCGATCTGCGCATCGACTACATGCACCCGGCCAAAGCCGGACTGGACATCTACGGCCACGCCCACTGCTACCGGGTGACCCGCGATGTGATCTTTACCCGCGGCATGGCCTATCAGGACGATCCCGAGCAGCCGATTGCCCAGGTGGTCGGCACCTTCATGCGCTTGGGCAAAGGCGTGAAGGGCGGGCTGAACTTTGGCAATGCGCTGAAGGGGAGTGCGCAATGA
- a CDS encoding DUF599 domain-containing protein, with amino-acid sequence MSFIQSNLNHLLAACWFVVCWGGYTRYATWKGRDTACLASVLHLYREDWMRRMLMRDNRIADASVIANLERNASFFASSTLIILAGILTVLGASDRAVSLLADLPLVQQATQGMSEIKLLCLATVFVYAFFTFSWCMRQYNFAAVLVGSAPMIGERHVTEMERKAFAQRAARVISMAANQFNFGLRSYYFGMAMLSWFISPWLFMLMSAGVVLVLYRREFHSDVLDVMVYTPTEAPVVDASKETAVN; translated from the coding sequence ATGAGCTTTATTCAAAGTAATCTCAATCATCTGCTGGCGGCTTGCTGGTTCGTGGTCTGCTGGGGCGGCTATACCCGCTATGCCACCTGGAAGGGCCGTGATACTGCGTGCCTGGCCAGCGTGCTGCACCTGTACCGCGAAGACTGGATGCGCCGCATGCTGATGCGTGACAACCGTATCGCCGATGCCAGCGTGATCGCCAACCTGGAGCGTAACGCCTCGTTCTTTGCCTCCAGCACGTTGATCATCCTTGCCGGTATCCTCACCGTACTCGGTGCTTCGGATCGCGCTGTATCACTACTGGCGGACCTGCCGCTGGTCCAGCAGGCAACCCAGGGCATGTCGGAAATCAAACTGCTGTGCCTGGCCACGGTGTTTGTCTATGCCTTTTTCACCTTCAGCTGGTGCATGCGTCAGTACAACTTTGCCGCAGTGCTGGTGGGCTCGGCACCGATGATCGGTGAACGGCATGTCACTGAGATGGAGCGCAAGGCATTCGCCCAGCGTGCCGCCCGGGTCATCTCCATGGCTGCCAACCAGTTCAACTTCGGCTTGCGTTCTTATTATTTCGGCATGGCCATGCTCAGTTGGTTTATCAGCCCCTGGTTGTTCATGCTGATGAGTGCCGGGGTTGTCCTGGTACTGTACCGGCGTGAGTTTCACTCCGATGTGCTGGATGTGATGGTATATACCCCGACCGAAGCGCCGGTGGTGGATGCGAGTAAAGAAACCGCTGTTAACTGA